A section of the Armatimonadota bacterium genome encodes:
- a CDS encoding FtsW/RodA/SpoVE family cell cycle protein — MRARTAKRGDTTLFWLAMTISVIGLFYILDAGYAQSMRIGAGILPKPFIQQIFALIASVGAFFVLRNVSPGGWKKFAPWGIGTAFFLLILVEKMGTTTNEATRWLRIGPLQIQPAEFMKVASVLYLAGVLAKKKEWDETWEQRKKEKTLEAAVVIPKIRRLLPGFLILLAVAMIEHEKDIGTACIVLVTAMAMFFSAPMTTKSKVIVPALLGVCLLGAVVKEPYRVSRFMVHPNRWLREHINDESFQTIHSELAMASGGIVGTGIGTGRAKHLIPATTSDFIMATVAEECGVWGPWLCLGIVGAISMRLLQLAQKTEDKFKKLFMSGVAWWIGVQACTNMLMANATIPAIGIPFPFVSAGGSSLLALWIAIAISDRLSWSTAAEAAEKEVANARRRNRRGNRRTRLSST, encoded by the coding sequence ATGAGAGCAAGGACTGCAAAACGAGGCGACACCACCCTTTTCTGGTTGGCGATGACCATCAGTGTCATCGGGCTCTTTTACATTCTCGATGCTGGTTACGCCCAAAGCATGCGCATTGGAGCCGGGATACTGCCTAAGCCATTTATCCAGCAAATCTTCGCCCTTATCGCTTCCGTTGGAGCGTTTTTCGTGCTCCGAAATGTCTCTCCAGGGGGCTGGAAAAAGTTTGCCCCGTGGGGAATCGGAACCGCTTTCTTCCTCCTCATCCTGGTTGAGAAAATGGGAACAACCACCAACGAGGCAACTCGCTGGCTCCGTATCGGTCCACTTCAAATTCAGCCCGCCGAGTTCATGAAGGTAGCCTCCGTGCTATACCTGGCAGGCGTCTTGGCCAAGAAGAAGGAATGGGACGAGACATGGGAGCAACGTAAGAAAGAGAAGACTCTGGAGGCGGCAGTCGTGATCCCTAAGATCAGACGACTACTGCCCGGTTTCCTCATCCTCTTGGCAGTCGCAATGATCGAGCACGAAAAGGATATTGGAACTGCCTGTATTGTGCTGGTTACGGCAATGGCTATGTTCTTCTCGGCACCAATGACGACTAAATCCAAAGTCATCGTTCCAGCCCTCCTCGGCGTTTGTCTGCTCGGCGCGGTTGTGAAGGAGCCGTACCGAGTTTCTCGCTTCATGGTTCACCCCAATCGCTGGCTGCGCGAGCACATTAATGATGAGAGCTTCCAAACCATTCACTCCGAACTCGCGATGGCGAGCGGGGGCATCGTTGGGACTGGAATCGGGACTGGACGAGCGAAGCATTTGATTCCCGCGACGACTAGCGACTTCATTATGGCAACCGTCGCCGAAGAGTGCGGCGTCTGGGGTCCTTGGCTCTGCCTCGGAATAGTTGGCGCAATCAGTATGCGCCTGCTTCAACTTGCTCAGAAGACGGAGGACAAGTTCAAAAAGTTGTTTATGAGCGGAGTCGCGTGGTGGATCGGTGTGCAAGCATGTACGAACATGTTGATGGCAAACGCTACGATTCCGGCAATTGGAATTCCGTTCCCATTCGTTAGCGCGGGCGGGTCGAGTTTGCTCGCGCTGTGGATTGCGATCGCGATCAGCGATCGACTGAGCTGGTCAACCGCCGCTGAAGCAGCAGAAAAGGAGGTCGCCAATGCGCGTCGTCGTAACCGGCGGGGGAACCGGCGGACACGTTTATCCAGCACTTGA
- the murD gene encoding UDP-N-acetylmuramoyl-L-alanine--D-glutamate ligase, which yields MFKGKSIAVFGLGRSGLAVARAAISRGARVTVYDETPREKLGKPELAEEAETLGAALSLGAPFPTLTPESLIVVNPAIDHRHAALQSQKEKVIGEVEFAYRISKAPIIAITGTNGKSTTTAMTVVALRAAGVAAVLCGNIFGSGLAEMPLTDAADQSTPDQVLVAEISSFQLEWVRDFAPIAAAITTITPDHLDRYDSFDDYAATKERIFEHANVKVDGRIEGQLIAGPLNQDWGNPAGFRVIGTHNLRNAETAAALTIAALEWLSTNRPDSDAIRVYRTEREANRNQPVLPKEALEALREFPGLAHRMQFVEEVKKVKYINNSMCTNPAAVVASIESLGTERVHVLVGGVNKDLPFAPLNDYLQDKPHQIYLFGRDASQINQELSQKWQVYDTMKEAFDAAAKEAKDGEIVMLAPGCASMDQFRDFRHRGDVFCQDVRDLTQ from the coding sequence ATGTTCAAGGGCAAATCCATCGCGGTTTTCGGGCTGGGTCGAAGTGGACTCGCCGTCGCCCGGGCGGCGATCTCGCGGGGGGCAAGAGTTACCGTATACGACGAAACTCCTCGCGAGAAGCTTGGCAAACCCGAGCTTGCCGAGGAGGCGGAAACCCTCGGCGCGGCCCTCAGCCTCGGTGCTCCATTTCCGACTTTAACTCCCGAGAGCCTCATCGTTGTCAACCCCGCTATCGACCACCGCCACGCCGCCCTCCAATCTCAAAAGGAGAAAGTGATCGGTGAGGTCGAGTTCGCTTATCGAATTTCCAAGGCCCCGATCATTGCCATCACTGGCACCAACGGCAAGAGCACGACGACGGCAATGACGGTTGTCGCGCTCCGGGCAGCAGGAGTTGCAGCCGTGCTTTGCGGAAACATCTTTGGCTCCGGTCTCGCAGAGATGCCCCTCACCGATGCTGCCGATCAATCAACTCCCGATCAGGTGCTCGTTGCCGAAATCTCATCGTTCCAGCTTGAATGGGTGCGAGACTTCGCACCGATTGCGGCGGCGATCACGACGATCACTCCCGACCACCTGGATCGGTACGACTCGTTCGACGACTACGCCGCAACGAAGGAGCGAATTTTTGAACATGCAAACGTCAAAGTCGATGGTCGCATCGAAGGTCAGCTGATTGCAGGACCATTGAATCAAGACTGGGGAAATCCTGCTGGATTCCGGGTGATCGGCACGCATAACCTCCGAAACGCCGAAACCGCCGCCGCACTCACGATCGCCGCTCTGGAATGGCTCAGCACCAATCGACCTGATTCGGACGCGATTCGGGTGTACCGAACGGAGAGGGAAGCAAATAGAAACCAGCCCGTCCTCCCCAAAGAGGCGCTCGAAGCTCTCCGAGAGTTTCCCGGACTGGCGCATCGGATGCAATTTGTCGAGGAGGTAAAAAAGGTGAAGTACATCAATAACTCGATGTGCACGAACCCGGCTGCAGTGGTCGCCTCGATCGAAAGTCTGGGAACCGAGCGAGTCCATGTCCTCGTCGGCGGAGTCAACAAAGACCTCCCATTCGCCCCGCTGAATGACTACCTCCAAGATAAGCCGCACCAAATCTATCTCTTCGGGAGAGATGCAAGCCAAATCAACCAAGAACTCTCGCAAAAGTGGCAGGTTTACGATACAATGAAGGAGGCGTTTGACGCCGCCGCGAAGGAAGCCAAGGATGGTGAGATCGTGATGCTTGCACCAGGATGTGCGAGCATGGATCAGTTCCGAGATTTCCGCCACCGAGGCGACGTTTTTTGCCAGGACGTCAGGGATTTGACGCAATGA
- the murF gene encoding UDP-N-acetylmuramoyl-tripeptide--D-alanyl-D-alanine ligase yields MNYSLSDLALRFQGNPAFQADSEPLITGFATDNREVKPGDLFIAIKGERVDGHAYVEDAFSRGAVAALVEDSWEPRLDAGATIAVPNVVEALANMARSFRQEFAGPVIGITGSAGKTTTKEFCAAACASLGEVLKTQGNRNSEFTGPLLWPEMTPMTKVAITEMGMRGFGQIAHLASFNLPNIAVITNIGYAHLEMVGSREGIAKAKGELIEALPEDGTAILYSEDEYLGNLIALAGDRRIRLFGQGGNADCQVTEYQALNWTSARIGGVLDGAKWEAVMPTVGRHLANNAAAAILAATEAGASLTDACNGLANAVLPPLRMEIKGFQGATLVMDNYNSNPPAVLGALQTLEEVPCAGRRVAVIGTMRELGEESEESHRSIGRRLSKAKIDRIIVFGDETELIQEEFLRRGGASDRLVKVESLGAVRGELSGFGEGDTILVKGSRALELERVFE; encoded by the coding sequence GTGAACTACTCGCTAAGTGATCTGGCCCTGCGCTTTCAAGGTAACCCCGCCTTCCAGGCGGATTCCGAGCCTCTAATTACAGGGTTCGCCACAGACAACCGTGAAGTCAAACCAGGCGATCTCTTCATTGCGATCAAGGGAGAGCGGGTTGACGGACACGCATACGTCGAGGACGCATTTTCGCGGGGTGCCGTTGCTGCCCTGGTCGAAGATTCTTGGGAGCCCCGCCTGGATGCCGGGGCTACCATTGCGGTTCCCAATGTTGTCGAAGCCCTCGCCAATATGGCTCGCTCTTTTCGCCAAGAGTTCGCCGGACCGGTCATTGGCATCACTGGAAGCGCGGGAAAGACCACGACCAAAGAATTCTGCGCCGCCGCCTGCGCCTCACTTGGTGAAGTCCTAAAAACCCAAGGCAACCGAAATAGCGAGTTCACCGGACCACTGCTTTGGCCAGAAATGACCCCAATGACTAAGGTCGCGATTACCGAGATGGGCATGCGCGGGTTCGGTCAAATCGCCCATCTCGCGTCGTTCAATCTTCCAAACATCGCGGTGATCACCAACATCGGCTACGCGCACCTCGAAATGGTCGGATCTCGTGAGGGAATTGCAAAAGCAAAAGGCGAGCTCATCGAAGCCCTTCCGGAGGATGGAACTGCGATTCTGTATTCAGAAGACGAGTATCTCGGGAACTTGATCGCACTTGCCGGAGATCGACGGATTCGGCTCTTCGGACAAGGCGGAAACGCCGACTGCCAAGTCACAGAATATCAGGCCCTAAACTGGACTTCAGCGCGGATCGGCGGGGTCTTGGATGGAGCCAAATGGGAAGCCGTGATGCCGACCGTTGGTCGACACCTTGCTAACAATGCGGCTGCAGCAATTCTGGCGGCGACCGAAGCCGGCGCATCTTTGACGGATGCCTGCAACGGACTCGCAAACGCCGTCCTTCCGCCTCTGCGGATGGAGATTAAGGGCTTCCAAGGCGCAACCTTGGTGATGGACAACTACAACTCAAATCCCCCCGCCGTCTTGGGAGCTTTGCAGACGCTCGAAGAAGTCCCGTGCGCCGGTCGCCGAGTGGCGGTAATCGGTACCATGCGCGAACTCGGCGAGGAGAGCGAGGAGTCGCATCGCTCAATCGGTCGACGGCTTTCGAAGGCAAAGATCGACCGGATAATCGTCTTCGGCGACGAAACCGAACTGATCCAAGAAGAATTCCTGCGCCGTGGCGGGGCCTCGGATCGTCTTGTAAAGGTTGAATCGCTCGGCGCGGTTCGTGGGGAACTGAGTGGTTTTGGAGAAGGCGATACGATTTTGGTTAAGGGAAGTAGGGCACTCGAACTCGAACGAGTGTTCGAGTAG